One Panicum virgatum strain AP13 chromosome 3N, P.virgatum_v5, whole genome shotgun sequence DNA segment encodes these proteins:
- the LOC120665298 gene encoding phosphatidylinositol:ceramide inositolphosphotransferase-like isoform X2, which translates to MALPELGQDKGYLSESIFSSIFLSFVLWTFHPFIYHSKRFYTVLIWRKVLAFLVASQFLRIITFYSTQLPGPNYHCREGSALATLPPPNSVLEVLLINFPRGVLFGCGDLIFSSHMIFTLVFVRTYHKYGSKRFIKFLAWFVAIVQSLLIIASRKHYSVDVVVAWYTVNLVVFFVDKKLPEMPDRTTGVPLLPLSNKEKEIRLKEERDSKLKDEFHKLLNGNHGDPTDRRQRAQMNGRQHDEDTNHALTEAATANGT; encoded by the exons ATGGCCCTTCCA GAGCTTGGGCAAGACAAAGGTTATCTTAGTGAGAGCATATTTTCTTCCATCTTCCTCTCCTTCGTGTTG TGGACATTCCATCCTTTTATTTATCACAGCAAACGTTTCTATACCGTGTTAATCTGGCGCAAGGTGCTCGCTTTTTTAGTT GCTTCACAGTTTTTAAGGATTATTACATTCTATTCGACCCAGCTCCCAGGTCCAAATTATCACTGTCGTGAG GGCTCAGCATTGGCAACTCTTCCACCACCAAACAGTGTACTTGAAGTTCTCCTGATTAACT TTCCTCGTGGAGTGCTTTTTGGTTGCGGTGATTTGATATTTTCATCTCACATGATTTTCACTCTTGTTTTCGTCCGAACATACCATAAATATGGCTCGAAAAG ATTCATTAAGTTCCTTGCTTGGTTCGTGGCTATAGTTCAGAGTCTTCTTATAATTGCTTCTCGCAAGCACTACTCCGTTGATGTTGTTGTTGCATG GTATACTGTAAATTTAGTGGTGTTCTTTGTCGACAAGAAGCTGCCAG AAATGCCGGATCGGACTACTGGTGTACCATTGCTTCCGTTGAGCAACAAGGAAAAAGAGATCAGGTTGAAGGAAGAGAGAGACAGTAAACTGAAGGACGAGTTCCACAAGTTACTGAACGGGAACCATGGGGACCCTACTGATCGG CGACAGCGGGCGCAGATGAACGGGAGGCAGCACGACGAAGACACCAATCACGCGCTCACCGAGGCAGCCACTGCCAACGGCACATAA
- the LOC120665299 gene encoding uncharacterized protein LOC120665299 isoform X2, producing the protein MVGGGEPSSIEPDAEDLERGERRRDVPEFVDGDDGDEEESQYFSDAEDRSWPSHSRHDSTAYEDYISPCASARASSVDADADGETVGEHFRKSSCVSEGSLEDVDLEAGLAEIIKTSPEKSEQNCRICHLGLESAAAESGAGITLGCSCKGDLSYAHKQCADTWFKIRGNKICEICSSTASNVVVLGDPEFSDQWSETNNVAAVQAPPAEAQRFWQGHRFLNFLLACMVFAFVISWLFHFNVPG; encoded by the exons ATGGTGGGCGGTGGAGAGCCGTCGTCAATCGAACCCGATGCCGAAGACCtcgagcgcggcgagcggcgccgggATGTGCCTGAGTTCGTGGACGGCGACGACGGGGACGAGGAAGAAAGCCAGTACTTCTCAGACGCGGAGGACCGGTCGTGGCCGTCTCACTCGCGCCACGACTCCACCGCCTACGAGGACTACATCTCACCGTGCGCATCCGCCCGCGCGAGCTCCGTCGACGCCGATGCCGACGGCGAGACCGTTGGGGAGCATTTCAGGAAGTCGTCCTGCGTGTCAGAGGGCTCACTGGAAGACGTCGACCTGGAGGCCGGACTGGCCGAGATCATCAAGACCAGTCCCGAGAAGTCCGAGCAGAACTGCCGCATTTGCCACCTCGGCCTGGAGAGTGCGGCAGCCGAGTCCGGCGCCGGCATCACGCTCGGCTGCTCCTGCAAGGGCGACCTGTCCTACGCCCACAAGCAGTGCGCCGACACCTGGTTCAAGATCAGAGGCAACAA GATATGTGAGATATGTAGCTCAACTGCAAGCAATGTGGTAGTTTTGGGTGATCCGGAGTTCAGCGACCAGTGGAGTGAAACAAACAACGTAGCTGCTGTGCAAGCACCACCAGCTGAAGCCCAAAGGTTCTGGCAAGGGCACAGGTTCCTCAACTTCCTCCTTGCTTGCATGGTGTTCGCATTTGTCATCTCTTGGCTCTTCCACTTCAACGTCCCCGGCTAA
- the LOC120665299 gene encoding uncharacterized protein LOC120665299 isoform X1 has product MRVLRWDSYSGAAAAAAFFLVVSIFGGGEMVGGGEPSSIEPDAEDLERGERRRDVPEFVDGDDGDEEESQYFSDAEDRSWPSHSRHDSTAYEDYISPCASARASSVDADADGETVGEHFRKSSCVSEGSLEDVDLEAGLAEIIKTSPEKSEQNCRICHLGLESAAAESGAGITLGCSCKGDLSYAHKQCADTWFKIRGNKICEICSSTASNVVVLGDPEFSDQWSETNNVAAVQAPPAEAQRFWQGHRFLNFLLACMVFAFVISWLFHFNVPG; this is encoded by the exons ATGAGGGTATTGAGGTGGGATTCGTacagcggtgcggcggcggcggcggcgtttttCTTG GTTGTTTCCATCTTCGGCGGAGGAGAGATGGTGGGCGGTGGAGAGCCGTCGTCAATCGAACCCGATGCCGAAGACCtcgagcgcggcgagcggcgccgggATGTGCCTGAGTTCGTGGACGGCGACGACGGGGACGAGGAAGAAAGCCAGTACTTCTCAGACGCGGAGGACCGGTCGTGGCCGTCTCACTCGCGCCACGACTCCACCGCCTACGAGGACTACATCTCACCGTGCGCATCCGCCCGCGCGAGCTCCGTCGACGCCGATGCCGACGGCGAGACCGTTGGGGAGCATTTCAGGAAGTCGTCCTGCGTGTCAGAGGGCTCACTGGAAGACGTCGACCTGGAGGCCGGACTGGCCGAGATCATCAAGACCAGTCCCGAGAAGTCCGAGCAGAACTGCCGCATTTGCCACCTCGGCCTGGAGAGTGCGGCAGCCGAGTCCGGCGCCGGCATCACGCTCGGCTGCTCCTGCAAGGGCGACCTGTCCTACGCCCACAAGCAGTGCGCCGACACCTGGTTCAAGATCAGAGGCAACAA GATATGTGAGATATGTAGCTCAACTGCAAGCAATGTGGTAGTTTTGGGTGATCCGGAGTTCAGCGACCAGTGGAGTGAAACAAACAACGTAGCTGCTGTGCAAGCACCACCAGCTGAAGCCCAAAGGTTCTGGCAAGGGCACAGGTTCCTCAACTTCCTCCTTGCTTGCATGGTGTTCGCATTTGTCATCTCTTGGCTCTTCCACTTCAACGTCCCCGGCTAA